GTAACTTTAATGGTCTAGCTAAGGAAAGTTCACTAAAATTATTAGAGCTAACAAGAGGTCAAATTGTTACTTTAAGTGAGACTGCAGTAGGCTTTAGACACGGACCAAAATCAATAATAGATGATAATACAATTATATTTGTATACATTTCTGATCACTCATATACAAGAAAATATGAAAGTGATCTATTGAATGAAATTTACAATGATGATGGTAATCACAAGATTGTTGCTATATCAAATAAATTTTATAGTGAAATTAGTGAAATTTGTAATTGCTATATTAGTTTGGATAAGTATGGTTTTAATATAGATGAAGAAGGATTATTATCTCTACTATATTTAATATTTGCACAAATTTTTGCTTTATTTGTATCGATAAAAACAAGCGTAGAACCAGATAATCCAAATCCTAGTGGTAAAGTTAATAGAGTGGTGAAGGGGATAAACATTTATAAATTCCAATAACTTAGAGGGGTGAGAATTTGTGGAAGGTCCAAATATCTTATTAGCACGTATTGATAATAGGCTTGTTCATGGACAGGTAGGGGTTGTTTGGCTAACAACTGTTGGAGCAAATTTAGTAGTGGTTGTAGATGATGATGCTGCAAAAGATACACTACAGCAACAATTAATGTCTGCGGTAGTTCAACCATCAGGTGTTGGAATAAGATTTTTTACCATAGAACACACAATAAACATCATTCATAAGGCGTCTCCAGCACAAAAGATATTTATAATTTGTAAGACACCAGAAATACTTAGAAAATTAATAGAAGGTGAGGTTCCAATAAAAGATGTTAACGTTGGAAATATGCACTTTATGAGAGGTAAACACCAAATAAGTAAAAAGGTATACGTAGATGAAAATGACCTAGAAGACTTACATTATATAAAATCAAAGGGCATCAATGTATTCATCCAGGATATCCCTGGCGATGCAAAAGAATATATATAATAAGGAGGGACTACTTTATGGACATCAGCTTTGGTCAAGGTATTTTATTATCTCTAATGGCTGTAGTTGTAGGTATTGACTTCTGGTTGGAAGGATTATTTATTTTCAGACCAATAATTGTATCTACATTAACAGGACTAATTCTAGGAGACGTGAAGATCGGCTTGTTGGCAGGGGGACTTACAGAATTAGCATTTGCTGGCTTAACCCCAGCTGGAGGAACTCAACCTCCAAATCCAGTATTAGCTGGAATAATGACAACAGTAATAGCTTATACAACAAAGTCTACACCAGAGGCATCAATCGGATTGGCACTACCTTTTAGTTTTTTAATGCAATACATTTTACTATTTTATTACTCTACATTCTCACTATTTATGGCGAAGTCAGATAAATATGCTGAAGAAGCAGACACCGAATCATTTACCAGAATAAATCTAATGCCAACATTTATTGTAGCTATAACCTATGGAATAATTGTATTCTTAAGTGCTTATGTAGCTCAAGATGCAATGAAGGCTTTGGTAAATTCCATGCCAGAATGGTTAACTCATGGTTTTGCTGTTGCTGGTGGATTATTGCCAGCAGTAGGTTTTGGTATGTTGCTTAAAGTAATGCTAAAAAAACAATATGTACCATATCTAATAGTTGGATTCTTGTTTGCATCATTTATTCAATACTCTAATTTATTACCAGTAGCATTAATTGGAGCAGCAATAGCACTAGTTGATTATTTCAATCCTAAGAATGCACCTATAGTTCAAAAAGGGGGAGATGATTACAGTGATGGAATCTAAAACTAAGGCTTTAACAAAAAAAGATATAACGGATTTAGGCATAAGAAACGTATTGCTACAATCTAGCTTTAACTATGAAAGAATGCAAGCTGGTGGTTGGACTCTATCAATGTTACCTGCATTAAAGAAAATCTATAAAGATGATAAAGAAGGACTTTCAGCAGCCATGACTGATAACACAGAGTTTATTAACACTCACCCTGTTTTAGTTGGATTTTTAATGGCGATGCTATTATCATTAGAGGAAAATAATGAAGACAGAGGATTAATTAGAGGATTAAAAGTTGCTTTATTTGGACCTTTAGCTGGAATTGGCGATGCAATTCTTTGGTTTACTTTATTACCAATAGTAGCAGGAATAAGTGCATCATTTGCTTCACAAGGGAACATATTAGGGCCGATAATATTCTTTACAGTGTATCTTGCATTGTTTATCGCTAGAATACCTATAACTCACTTAGGATACAATTTAGGAACTAAAGCTATAGGAAATTTACAAGAGAGATCCCAAGCAATTTCTAGATCTGCTACAATCCTAGGGGTTACAGTTATTGGGGGACTAATAGCATCCTATGTAAGTATCGAAGTTTTATCTGAAATAACTATTTCAGCAAACAATGTTGTATCGTTACAAGCAGATTTCTTTGACAAAATATTTCCTAACATTTTGCCATTTGGATACACCATGGGCATGTATTATCTATTGAAGAATAAGAAAGTTAATCCTACAGTTCTAATATTAATTACATTTGGTTTAGCAATCTTATTATCATTGTTGGGAATTTTGTAAAATGAACACAATATTTATAATATGCGGGCATGGAAACTATGGTACAGGTTTCCAAAGTACTATAGAACTATTACTTGGTAAGAAAGAGGATATATATTATATTGATTTTTTAGTGGAGGATAATGATATAACATTAAAAGAAAAGATGTTAGAAATCATAAATCAAAATCCTAATTCACAGATATTATTTATATGTGACATACTAGGTGGAACACCTTATAAAGTAGCAGCTGAAATAGCTAACTTTAATAATAGTATAGAGGTAATAGTTGGATGCAATGTTATGTCTATCATAGAAGGTAGTTTCCAGAAAGATAATCTTGCATTAGAAGAATTAGCAAATTTCATAGTAGAATCAAGTAAAAATTCAACTATAAAATTTGAAAAGGTAAAGGGAAAAGAATTAATAAATGAAGTAGTAGAAGAGGGGATTTAATAGATTCCCTCTTTGTTTATCAAATAATTATGAGGTATGATATATGATTAAATTTATAGTATGTGATATGGATGGTACATTATTAGATGAAGAAGGACATTTGAACCATGAATTCTTCAGTATATTTAAAGAATTAGAGAAAAAAGATATAAGATTTGCAGTGGCTAGTGGTAGACAATATTATCAATTATACAAACAATTTGAACCTATAAGTGACAATATTGTATATATTGCAGAGAATGGAACCCTAGTAGTCTATAAAGGTGAAGAAATTTACTCATCTGTAATTGATAAGTCAATTGCCATTAGTTTAGTTGAAGATGCGCTTAAAATTGAAGATATTTATATTGTTCTGTGTGGTAAGGAAGCTGCCTATATTAATACAACAGATGAATTCTTTTTGGAAGAAGCAATGAAATATTACTTTAATTATAGAATTGTGGATAATTTTGATGATGTAAAAGATGATATCTTAAATATTTCAATATATGATCAAAAAGGATTAGAGGGTAATTCTAGAAAGATACTCTATGAAAAATGGAAGAATGAATTACAGATTGTTGCTTCAACTCCAAAATGGCTTGATATTTATAATATAGGAGTCAATAAAGGCAAGGCAGTAGATATGATTCAAAAGAAATATAACATAGGTAAAGATGATACGATGATTTTTGGAGATTATTTTAATGATATTGAGATGTTAAAAGAAGGTTACCATAGCTATGCAATGGAAAATGCACCTCAAGAAATTAAAGATGTCGCTAATTTCGTAGCAAAAAGCAATAAGGATAATGGAGTATTACGAATTATAAAAGAAAAGGTGTTAAAATAATTATCTACTATAAAGGGGGTTTGAAAGGTGGATATCGTTTCAAACAAGGAAATATTGGTAGATGCAAAAAAGAATAAATATGCAGTTCCTGCATTTAATGTCCACAATTTAGAAACAATCCAAGCTGTGTTAGAAGGTGCATGGGAGATGAAATCTCCGGTTATTATTGCTACTACCCCTGGAACAGTAAAATATGCTGGATTAGAATATATTGTGGCTATTCTAAAAGTAGGTGCTATGAAATACAATATGCCTATTTCCCTACACCTAGATCACTGTTCTGATGTGGAATTTTTGAAGAATTGCGTTATGGCAGGATATAAATCAGTTATGATAGACGCTTCAATGGAGGATTTTAATACAAATATTAATATTACCAAGTCGGTTATAGACTTTGCACATAAGTTAGATGTGTCAGTGGAGGCAGAATTAGGCCTTGTTGGCGGGCAAGAAGATGATAGAATAATCAAAGAGGGAGAGGAACTACTAACCGATCCTTATATGGCATTGGAATTTGCAAAAGTAACAAATGTTGATTCTTTAGCTGTTGCAATAGGAACAGCCCACGGAGTGTATAAATTAGAACCAAAACTGGATTTTGACAGACTTAAAAAGATGAATGAAATCATAGATACACCATTGGTATTACATGGAGCATCTGGCATAAGTGAAGAAAATCTTAAAATTGCAATTGCTAATGGCATATGTAAAGTAAATATTGCAACAGAAATTAAAATACCATTTGCTGAAGCCATTAAAAGGTATTTTAAAGAAAACCCAGATGCAAATGACCCACGTCACTATTTAAAACCTGCTAAAGGCATAGTTAAAGAGGTTGTGAAGGAGAAAATTAGGATTTGTGGAAGCGGGGGCAGGGCATGATACTAACAGTTACTTTAAATCCTTCTGTGGATAGAAGATATACACTTAATAAGTTTGAAAAGGGGAATATTTATAGGACAAATAACTATCAATATACAGCAGGAGGTAAGGGGCTAAATGTTACTAAGGTTATTAATTCTCTAAGCGCGGATGTTTTAACTACAGGTTTCCTAGGAGGCAGTATAGGAGATTATATAAAAAAGGACTTAGTAAAGAAGGGTATAGATAATGATTTTGTATCCATAGAGGAAGAAACTAGGAGTTGTTTAGCTATTATTTCCGATGCTGGTTGTCAGACAGAAATATTAGAATCTGGTCCATTAATTTCCAAAGTTGAGATAGAGAATTTTTATAAAAAATATAATGAATTACTGGATACTGTGGATATTGTATGTGCTTCTGGAAGCTTGCCTGTTGGAATGGATATTGACACTTATAAGAATTTAATCAATTTAGCTAAGAGAAAAGGGAAGAAATTTTTGTTGGATACAAGTGGAGATGCATTAAAATTTGGAATAGAGGCTTGCCCTTATCTAATAAAGCCAAACAAGGAAGAACTAGAGCAATTGACAGGAATATCTATTTTAAATCAAGATAAATTGATTGAAGCAGTTAAATATCTATTAAACAAACATATTGAAGTTGTTGTAATTTCTTTAGGCGAAGAGGGTGCTTTAGCATTTCACCATGATAATGCTTATAAGATAAATATTCCTAAAGTTAAAGTTGAAAGCCCTGTAGGTTCTGGGGATTCAATGATAGCTGGATTTGCTGTAGGGCTGCAAAGGAGATATGATTTTAAAGATATTTTAAGATTAGGTGCAGCCTGTGGCACAGCAAATGCTATGGAAAGTGAAACAGGAAAAGTCGATATTAATAATGTAAACAGCATCTTAGAAAAGATAACAATTGAAGAATTTAAAATGCCATAGACATATTTAGTCTAAGGCATTTTATTTTATACCTACATCTCGCCGAATTAACATAACATTATCCCAAGAGCATAGAATAAGTGGCAGTATGTTCAAAAAATATATTTTCAGGAGGTTTAGGGTCTTAAAAAAATAATAAATAATATTATTTTTATAGATTTTTACCTCTATATGAGTTATTATAATAAAGTAGTGTCCCCTTAAGCCCTTTGGGGTTTGATGGGATATTTTGTTATTTACAATTAAAAGAAGGAGATGTTGTTTTATGTTTAATAATATCAGTGTAGTATTCCAGGGAGGAATATACAAACTAATTTAGTATATAGCCTCCCATAAGTTACTATAATAACTTAGGAGGATTAAAATTGAATAAAATAGATATGGAAAATTTAGGGCTTAGTCAAAGATTTATTACTGAATCAACTTTATACAATAGTCTTCATATTGGGAGAGTTATTTCTCAATACAAAAATCTATATAAAATTATAACAGGAGATGGGGAGTTAACAGCAGAAGTTTCCGGGAAATTTCGTTTTGCAGTAAAAACTGTTTCTGATTACCCTACTGTAGGTGATTTTGTTATGATTGATCGAACTGAAGATATTAGTGGAAATGCAATTATTCATAATGTGCTCACTAGGAAAAGTACCTTCATTAGGAAGGCTGCAGGAACATCAAATGATGAACAAATTGTGGCTTCAAATATTGATGTAGTATTTATCTGTATGTCCCTGAATAATGATTTTAATATTCGTAGAATAGAACGTTATCTTGGAATTGCCTGGGATAGTGGAGCAGAGCCTGTTATCGTGCTGACTAAATCAGATTTATGTAAGGATCTATCTGATAAGCTTACAGAAATTTATACTGTTTCTATGGGAGTAGATGTAATAGTTACTTCAAGTATGAGCGAGGACGGTTATTTACCAGTTAAAAATTATCTTGGCAGAGGAAAAACTATTGCATTTATAGGTTCATCAGGTGTTGGAAAATCGACTTTGATTAATAAACTAATTGGTGAAAATATATTAGAAACTAATGATATAAGAAATGATGACAAAGGAAGGCATACCACAACTAGAAGAGAGATGTTTGTTATCCCTAATGGTGGTGTTGTTATTGATACTCCAGGAATGAGAGAATTAGGAATTGATAGTGCCGATTTATCAAAAACCTTTGTTGATATTGATGAGTTGTCAGCTAAATGTAAGTTTATAGACTGTACTCATACTAATGAGCCAAAATGTGCAGTACAAGATGCGATAAGCACTGGTTCTTTGACTAGAGAAAGGTTTGAGAACTATTTAAAGCTCAAAAAAGAAGCTAGATATGATGGCTTGAATGCTAGGCAAATTGAAAATGAAAAGCTTAATGAAATTTTCAAGGAATTTGGTGGCATGAAAAGTGCCAGAAAAATGTTGAAAGAGAAAAATAAATCAAACCGAAAATTCTAACTCATTATACAAATTCAATCTGTAATCTATTAACAAATACTATAATATGTAGCATTATCAAAGGAGTCTTATCATATGAAGCATAATATAACCTCTCTTAGAACAATATCTAAGGGAGGTTATATTTGTTAGTGCATATTACGATACGTAATGGTTTATAATTGAGATGGAGGATACATTGTAAAATGATTGTTCTTGTTTATCTGGGTGACCATCTCTTTAATCTACCTTTTTTAATTGTCTCATTAGGAATAATTGCAGAAACTTTTACACCATAATTCGTAATTTTAAGTTTTAAGAAGTCTTCTGATAGGGCTGTATAGTGTATCATAAGCGCATATGTGTCATGTTCCCAGCCTAAAGCTATCAGATCAAGTGCATCATTCTCGTTACTTAAAGGTTCAGTAGTAGAAATCAATTCAATATATTTTTTTATTCTCTATTTCTCTAATTTGATAGTTGATTTTATCTTTTCCCTCCACAACTTCATTTTCAAAGGTTAAAATAATATTTTCTGAAATTGGTCTACGGAGCGTGGATTATTTTTGTGAGTATTTAAGGATATAATAAAGTAGAGGTGAACACAATGGATATAAAAAGAAAAAAACAGCTTTTGGAAGCCTATAAAAACAGACATCCTGAAATGGGTGTAATATCTTACTGCTGTAAAGAAACTGATGAGGCGTTCTTAGGCATATCTAAAGATACAAAGGCGGACTTTAACAGCACCAATGTAAAATTGGCAGCCAACTGGCATCCCAATAAACGCTTACAGGAGCTTTGGAACAAATATGGTCCAGAAGGCTTTAAACTATCAGTTATAAAAGTCTTAAAGTATGATGATCCAAATGAAGATCATACAGTAGAGTTAGAAGATTTAAGAGAGCAGTGTTTAGCTGCTAATCCTAATGCAAGGAGGATATGGAAATGAATGAAAAAACAGTTATGGTGTCAAATGATTATGACCGTGTGGATGGCAGAAACGCCTATCAATCTAACATCAAGCGTTTAACATTAGGTGCACCTATGCTGGAAGAAAATATAAAAATGCAGATTGCCGCACAGATTTGGAAAATTGATAAAGACGGCGAATTGATTTTGGCAGAGGAGCTACCTATTCATCAGGTATTTGATTTGATGATTTTTTTGTCTAGAACATTACTTTACTTCAAAGAGGCTTACCGACTTCCGTTATTATATGATCCAGAAAAACCCACAGTGGAACGAGTTGGAGTACAGGGTGGAGTATTGCCAGTAGAAGTTTGTATAGATAATCAAAACATAAATGAAGACATAAAAGCTTTTACTCAAAGTCTGAATGAGTTAGGTGAATTGATTGGAGAACGACAACGAGTACTTAGCCGTATTTTAGAAGAATTGGAGTGTTATTAAAATGAAACAGACTTGTATTCTGTCACCTGGCAGACAGCTAACAGAACAAGAGCAGTCCCTTGTCTGGCAGAAACCATCTTCGCATATTGAAAGTGAAGCAGAAAAACGCATATATCAAGAAGTAATAAGAAATTGGAACCGTGGTGAAATGAAGATTAGTACAATTTTACTGGAGGGCGATGCAGGTTCGGGAAAAACCCAGATTGCAAAAGCCCTATCTGCTGATTTTAACCTGCCTTATACGAAAGTAACTTGCTTTGCGGATATGGATAAATCCGATGTTCTGGGTTCTATTCTTCCGGTACTGTCGGAAAAGGATGATAAATCAGATACTGTTGAATATCGATATTATCCATCAGAGATTGTCCGTGCGTATGAAAATGGATGGCTTTTGGAGATTCAGGAACCCACAGTGATTAGGGATGCTGCTGTTTTAATGGCTCTAAATTCCGCATTAGAACCTGATGGTAGCTTAAACCTACCAACTCGCATTGCACATCGACATCCAGATTTCATTGCTATTATTACAACGAACCGTGGATATAATGGCTATCGCCCCCTAAATGAAGCCTTGCGTGATAGAGTGCAGCATGCCGAAAAATTGGATTTGCCACCTAAAGAAGTTATGATGGAACGTGCCAAAGCTAAGACTGGTTATCATTTAGAAAATGTTCTTTCTCTTTTAGCCGAAGCCATCATATTTCTGGATGAAACCGCTCAAGCTAATGCAATCAAGGGCGTGGCTGGGATGAGATCCTATATCTTTTGGGTTGATGCCGTTGCAAGTGGTGCACCAGTACAAAATACTCTATACCATAAGGTACTATATAAAATTACCACTAACAAAGAG
The DNA window shown above is from Tissierella sp. Yu-01 and carries:
- the agaC gene encoding PTS galactosamine transporter subunit IIC, which translates into the protein MDISFGQGILLSLMAVVVGIDFWLEGLFIFRPIIVSTLTGLILGDVKIGLLAGGLTELAFAGLTPAGGTQPPNPVLAGIMTTVIAYTTKSTPEASIGLALPFSFLMQYILLFYYSTFSLFMAKSDKYAEEADTESFTRINLMPTFIVAITYGIIVFLSAYVAQDAMKALVNSMPEWLTHGFAVAGGLLPAVGFGMLLKVMLKKQYVPYLIVGFLFASFIQYSNLLPVALIGAAIALVDYFNPKNAPIVQKGGDDYSDGI
- the gatY gene encoding tagatose-bisphosphate aldolase subunit GatY; translated protein: MDIVSNKEILVDAKKNKYAVPAFNVHNLETIQAVLEGAWEMKSPVIIATTPGTVKYAGLEYIVAILKVGAMKYNMPISLHLDHCSDVEFLKNCVMAGYKSVMIDASMEDFNTNINITKSVIDFAHKLDVSVEAELGLVGGQEDDRIIKEGEELLTDPYMALEFAKVTNVDSLAVAIGTAHGVYKLEPKLDFDRLKKMNEIIDTPLVLHGASGISEENLKIAIANGICKVNIATEIKIPFAEAIKRYFKENPDANDPRHYLKPAKGIVKEVVKEKIRICGSGGRA
- a CDS encoding DUF6530 family protein; protein product: MNEKTVMVSNDYDRVDGRNAYQSNIKRLTLGAPMLEENIKMQIAAQIWKIDKDGELILAEELPIHQVFDLMIFLSRTLLYFKEAYRLPLLYDPEKPTVERVGVQGGVLPVEVCIDNQNINEDIKAFTQSLNELGELIGERQRVLSRILEELECY
- a CDS encoding PTS sugar transporter subunit IIA: MNTIFIICGHGNYGTGFQSTIELLLGKKEDIYYIDFLVEDNDITLKEKMLEIINQNPNSQILFICDILGGTPYKVAAEIANFNNSIEVIVGCNVMSIIEGSFQKDNLALEELANFIVESSKNSTIKFEKVKGKELINEVVEEGI
- the rsgA gene encoding ribosome small subunit-dependent GTPase A; protein product: MNKIDMENLGLSQRFITESTLYNSLHIGRVISQYKNLYKIITGDGELTAEVSGKFRFAVKTVSDYPTVGDFVMIDRTEDISGNAIIHNVLTRKSTFIRKAAGTSNDEQIVASNIDVVFICMSLNNDFNIRRIERYLGIAWDSGAEPVIVLTKSDLCKDLSDKLTEIYTVSMGVDVIVTSSMSEDGYLPVKNYLGRGKTIAFIGSSGVGKSTLINKLIGENILETNDIRNDDKGRHTTTRREMFVIPNGGVVIDTPGMRELGIDSADLSKTFVDIDELSAKCKFIDCTHTNEPKCAVQDAISTGSLTRERFENYLKLKKEARYDGLNARQIENEKLNEIFKEFGGMKSARKMLKEKNKSNRKF
- a CDS encoding GIY-YIG nuclease family protein, coding for MDIKRKKQLLEAYKNRHPEMGVISYCCKETDEAFLGISKDTKADFNSTNVKLAANWHPNKRLQELWNKYGPEGFKLSVIKVLKYDDPNEDHTVELEDLREQCLAANPNARRIWK
- a CDS encoding HAD family hydrolase is translated as MIKFIVCDMDGTLLDEEGHLNHEFFSIFKELEKKDIRFAVASGRQYYQLYKQFEPISDNIVYIAENGTLVVYKGEEIYSSVIDKSIAISLVEDALKIEDIYIVLCGKEAAYINTTDEFFLEEAMKYYFNYRIVDNFDDVKDDILNISIYDQKGLEGNSRKILYEKWKNELQIVASTPKWLDIYNIGVNKGKAVDMIQKKYNIGKDDTMIFGDYFNDIEMLKEGYHSYAMENAPQEIKDVANFVAKSNKDNGVLRIIKEKVLK
- the agaB gene encoding PTS galactosamine transporter subunit IIB — protein: MEGPNILLARIDNRLVHGQVGVVWLTTVGANLVVVVDDDAAKDTLQQQLMSAVVQPSGVGIRFFTIEHTINIIHKASPAQKIFIICKTPEILRKLIEGEVPIKDVNVGNMHFMRGKHQISKKVYVDENDLEDLHYIKSKGINVFIQDIPGDAKEYI
- the pfkB gene encoding 1-phosphofructokinase — translated: MILTVTLNPSVDRRYTLNKFEKGNIYRTNNYQYTAGGKGLNVTKVINSLSADVLTTGFLGGSIGDYIKKDLVKKGIDNDFVSIEEETRSCLAIISDAGCQTEILESGPLISKVEIENFYKKYNELLDTVDIVCASGSLPVGMDIDTYKNLINLAKRKGKKFLLDTSGDALKFGIEACPYLIKPNKEELEQLTGISILNQDKLIEAVKYLLNKHIEVVVISLGEEGALAFHHDNAYKINIPKVKVESPVGSGDSMIAGFAVGLQRRYDFKDILRLGAACGTANAMESETGKVDINNVNSILEKITIEEFKMP
- the agaD gene encoding PTS galactosamine transporter subunit IID, producing the protein MESKTKALTKKDITDLGIRNVLLQSSFNYERMQAGGWTLSMLPALKKIYKDDKEGLSAAMTDNTEFINTHPVLVGFLMAMLLSLEENNEDRGLIRGLKVALFGPLAGIGDAILWFTLLPIVAGISASFASQGNILGPIIFFTVYLALFIARIPITHLGYNLGTKAIGNLQERSQAISRSATILGVTVIGGLIASYVSIEVLSEITISANNVVSLQADFFDKIFPNILPFGYTMGMYYLLKNKKVNPTVLILITFGLAILLSLLGIL